Proteins from a genomic interval of Rhodococcus rhodochrous:
- a CDS encoding maltokinase N-terminal cap-like domain-containing protein, with product MPHQRWFAAKGHTITGIGVVLRHPLVEESGFGADHLIVKVSFDSTADQIYQVPLGFRSHLPEELQSWSVVGPDDSHDHGLHVYDGLRDQEILDRYSRNLASGTPAGPVDLHTVPGAVIEPGLRGRALSAEQSNTSVVLGEKLLLKMFRRLTLGINPDVELPLALGEDGCRSIAPIRAWIEAEVDGVRTTLAMVQDFAANSADGWSMALGSVRDLLLEGDLRADEVGTDFAGESHRIGAAVADVHAHLGSALGTDERAAAELAEGMIRRLEGAAAEVPELAGLTDAVRARFEEVAALGQVPVHRIHGDLHLGQVLRTPERWLLIDFEGEPAKSLEERRKPDSPFRDVAGMLRSFDYAAHHSIRESEQGTAVESQREFRAREWAERNCAAFCDGYAAASGTDPRDSDVLLRGYELDKAVYEVVYEARHRPSWLHLPLEAIRRLTAR from the coding sequence ATGCCGCACCAGCGATGGTTCGCGGCCAAGGGCCACACCATCACCGGGATCGGTGTCGTCCTGCGTCATCCGCTCGTGGAGGAGTCCGGTTTCGGGGCCGACCATCTGATCGTGAAGGTCTCGTTCGACTCGACCGCGGACCAGATCTATCAGGTGCCCCTCGGTTTCCGTTCCCATCTCCCCGAGGAACTGCAGTCCTGGAGCGTGGTCGGCCCCGACGACTCCCACGACCACGGCCTGCACGTCTACGACGGCCTCCGCGACCAGGAGATCCTCGACCGGTATTCGCGCAATCTGGCGAGCGGCACCCCCGCCGGCCCGGTGGATCTCCACACCGTGCCGGGCGCGGTCATCGAACCGGGCCTGCGTGGGCGTGCGCTGAGCGCGGAGCAGTCCAACACCTCCGTGGTCCTCGGAGAGAAGTTGCTGCTCAAGATGTTCCGTCGGCTCACGCTCGGCATCAATCCGGACGTCGAGCTGCCGCTCGCGCTCGGTGAGGACGGATGCCGGTCGATCGCCCCGATCCGGGCGTGGATCGAAGCGGAGGTCGACGGGGTCCGCACCACGCTGGCGATGGTGCAGGACTTCGCGGCGAACTCGGCCGACGGCTGGTCGATGGCGCTCGGCAGTGTCCGGGACCTGCTCCTCGAAGGAGACCTGCGCGCCGACGAGGTGGGCACCGACTTCGCCGGGGAATCCCATCGCATCGGTGCGGCCGTGGCGGATGTGCACGCCCATCTCGGCTCCGCGCTCGGCACCGACGAACGCGCCGCCGCCGAACTGGCCGAGGGCATGATCCGCCGGCTCGAGGGTGCAGCGGCCGAGGTCCCCGAGCTCGCCGGACTCACCGACGCGGTCCGGGCGCGGTTCGAGGAGGTCGCGGCGCTGGGTCAGGTTCCGGTGCACCGCATCCACGGAGACCTTCATCTCGGACAGGTGCTGCGTACCCCCGAGCGCTGGTTGCTCATCGACTTCGAGGGCGAACCCGCGAAGTCACTCGAGGAGCGCCGCAAACCCGACAGTCCGTTCCGGGACGTGGCGGGAATGCTGCGGTCGTTCGACTACGCCGCGCATCACTCGATCCGTGAATCCGAACAGGGCACGGCGGTGGAGTCGCAGCGGGAGTTCCGGGCCCGGGAGTGGGCCGAACGCAACTGTGCCGCCTTCTGCGACGGCTACGCAGCTGCCTCGGGCACGGATCCGCGGGACTCCGACGTCCTGCTGCGCGGTTACGAGCTCGACAAGGCGGTCTACGAGGTGGTCTACGAGGCACGGCACCGGCCCTCGTGGCTGCACCTGCCGCTCGAGGCGATCCGTCGTCTCACCGCCCGCTGA
- the treS gene encoding maltose alpha-D-glucosyltransferase — protein MPDPSDRVPEYEHTEDGHLVESRAEDFAHARSLPVDPDWFKTAVFYEVLARAFNDSNNDGTGDLRGLTEKLDYIAWLGADCIWLPPFYDSPLRDGGYDIRDFRAVLPEFGTVEDFVTFLDEAHKRGIRVITDLVMNHTSDTHAWFQESRSDPDGPYGDFYVWSDVDDRYQEARIIFVDTETSNWTWDPVRKQYYWHRFFSHQPDLNYDNPEVQDAMLDVLRFWLDLGIDGFRLDAVPYLFEREGTNCENLPETHAFLKKCRAVMDAEYPGRVMLAEANQWPTDVVEYFGEPEIGDECHMAFHFPLMPRIFMAVRRQNRFPISEILAQTPPIPKTAQWGIFLRNHDELTLEMVTDEERDYMYAEYVTDPRMRANIGIRRRLAPLLENDRNQLELFTALLLSLPGSPVLYYGDEIGMGDNIWLGDRDAVRTPMQWTPDRNAGFSRADPGRLYLPVIMDPTYGYQAVNVESQMNSTNSLLHWTRRMIQVRKQHPAFGKASFTELGSANPAILSYLREMSPGPERNYSDVILCVNNLSRYPQAVVLDLSRFAGWIPVELTGSVPFPTITEEGYMITLPGHGFFWFALQPDPSKEGPGEHPVSSEAEAAVQP, from the coding sequence ATGCCGGATCCGTCCGACCGAGTACCCGAATACGAACACACCGAAGACGGTCATCTCGTCGAGAGCCGGGCCGAGGACTTCGCCCATGCGCGCAGCCTGCCCGTCGACCCGGACTGGTTCAAGACCGCGGTGTTCTACGAGGTCCTCGCCCGCGCTTTCAACGACTCGAACAACGACGGCACCGGCGACCTGCGTGGACTGACCGAGAAACTCGACTACATCGCGTGGCTCGGCGCCGACTGCATCTGGCTGCCGCCCTTCTACGATTCACCGCTCCGAGACGGCGGTTACGACATCCGCGACTTCCGTGCCGTGCTACCGGAGTTCGGCACGGTCGAGGATTTCGTGACCTTCCTCGACGAGGCGCACAAACGCGGTATCCGCGTCATCACCGACCTCGTCATGAACCACACGTCCGACACGCACGCGTGGTTCCAGGAATCGCGGAGCGACCCCGACGGGCCGTACGGCGACTTCTACGTGTGGTCGGATGTCGACGACCGATACCAGGAAGCCCGCATCATCTTCGTCGACACCGAGACGTCCAACTGGACGTGGGATCCGGTGCGCAAGCAGTACTACTGGCACCGGTTCTTCTCGCACCAGCCCGACCTGAACTACGACAACCCCGAAGTACAGGACGCGATGCTCGACGTCCTGCGCTTCTGGCTCGATCTCGGCATCGACGGGTTCCGCCTCGACGCGGTCCCCTATCTGTTCGAGCGTGAGGGGACCAACTGCGAGAACCTCCCCGAGACGCACGCCTTCCTCAAGAAGTGCCGTGCGGTGATGGATGCCGAATATCCCGGCCGGGTGATGCTGGCGGAGGCGAACCAGTGGCCCACCGACGTCGTCGAGTACTTCGGCGAACCCGAGATCGGCGACGAGTGCCACATGGCCTTCCACTTCCCGCTGATGCCGCGCATCTTCATGGCGGTGCGGCGGCAGAACCGTTTCCCGATCTCGGAGATCCTCGCCCAGACCCCGCCGATCCCGAAGACCGCCCAGTGGGGCATCTTCCTCCGCAACCACGACGAGCTGACCCTCGAGATGGTGACGGACGAGGAACGCGACTACATGTACGCCGAGTACGTCACCGACCCGCGGATGCGCGCCAACATCGGCATCCGCCGTCGTCTGGCGCCGTTGCTGGAGAACGACCGCAACCAGCTCGAGCTCTTCACCGCCCTGTTGCTGAGCCTACCGGGCTCCCCCGTCCTGTATTACGGCGACGAGATCGGCATGGGCGACAACATCTGGCTCGGCGACCGCGACGCGGTGCGGACCCCGATGCAGTGGACCCCCGACCGCAACGCGGGCTTCTCCCGCGCCGACCCGGGCCGGCTGTACCTGCCGGTGATCATGGATCCCACCTACGGGTACCAGGCGGTGAACGTCGAATCGCAGATGAACTCGACGAACTCGCTGTTGCACTGGACGCGGCGGATGATCCAGGTCCGCAAGCAGCATCCGGCCTTCGGTAAGGCCTCGTTCACCGAACTCGGCAGCGCGAATCCCGCGATCCTGTCCTATCTGCGCGAGATGTCGCCCGGCCCGGAACGCAATTACAGCGACGTCATCCTGTGCGTGAACAACCTGTCGCGCTATCCGCAGGCGGTCGTCCTCGATCTGTCGCGCTTCGCCGGGTGGATCCCGGTGGAGCTGACCGGGTCCGTCCCGTTCCCGACGATCACGGAGGAGGGTTACATGATCACCCTGCCCGGTCACGGATTCTTCTGGTTCGCGCTGCAACCCGATCCGTCGAAGGAGGGACCGGGCGAGCACCCGGTGAGCAGCGAAGCGGAAGCGGCGGTGCAGCCGTGA
- a CDS encoding acyl-CoA dehydrogenase family protein → MTANRPEGRVAELCTRMRSFIDDEVIPLEPVLSRHDDKAAEALAGLKARAKELGLWALGHPEEMGGGGVPFLDFVYLNEIIGRSEYGQLAVGSVSMQDALMIQRHGTAEQRERWIPGLVSGDILPSVGMTEPEVAGSDPVLVQTTARLENGEWVIDGHKWFTTGAAQAGYCTVFARTEPESTPLHRSISAIIVPIDTPGLEIVRAIPTMGHDPSDHYEVRYDGVRVPEENVLGERGNGFVVAQDRLGPGRIFHCMRWLGQAQRAFELMCARANSRFAHGSLLAEKGEIQRYIAESAADIQAARLMTLDAARVMDAGEDARVRIGLIKFRGAQMLHDVVDRAIQVHGALGLTADTPLEGMYRRARYARIYDGPDEVHRMSTARRMLRDPERVPWR, encoded by the coding sequence ATGACTGCGAACCGGCCCGAAGGGCGGGTGGCCGAGCTGTGCACCCGCATGCGTTCGTTCATCGACGACGAGGTGATTCCTCTCGAACCCGTCCTGAGCCGCCACGACGACAAGGCCGCCGAGGCACTCGCCGGGCTGAAGGCCAGGGCGAAGGAACTCGGGTTGTGGGCACTGGGGCATCCCGAGGAGATGGGCGGGGGCGGGGTTCCCTTCCTCGACTTCGTCTACCTCAACGAGATCATCGGCCGCTCCGAGTACGGTCAGCTCGCGGTGGGATCGGTGTCCATGCAGGACGCCCTGATGATCCAGCGTCACGGCACCGCCGAACAACGCGAGCGCTGGATCCCGGGGCTCGTCTCCGGCGACATCCTGCCCTCCGTCGGCATGACCGAGCCGGAAGTGGCGGGATCCGACCCCGTGCTCGTGCAGACCACCGCCCGGCTCGAGAACGGCGAATGGGTGATCGACGGGCACAAGTGGTTCACCACCGGCGCCGCGCAGGCCGGCTACTGCACGGTCTTCGCCCGGACCGAACCCGAGTCGACTCCGCTGCACCGCAGCATCAGCGCGATCATCGTGCCCATCGACACCCCCGGACTCGAGATCGTGCGGGCGATCCCCACGATGGGGCACGACCCGAGCGATCACTACGAGGTGCGGTACGACGGTGTGCGGGTTCCCGAGGAGAACGTGCTCGGTGAACGCGGCAACGGCTTCGTCGTCGCACAGGACCGGCTCGGACCGGGACGGATCTTCCACTGCATGCGATGGCTCGGCCAGGCCCAACGGGCCTTCGAACTCATGTGTGCCCGCGCCAACTCGCGCTTCGCGCACGGTTCGCTGCTCGCCGAGAAGGGCGAGATCCAGCGCTACATCGCCGAATCCGCCGCCGACATCCAGGCCGCACGTCTGATGACCCTGGACGCCGCGCGGGTGATGGACGCGGGGGAGGACGCCCGGGTCCGGATCGGGCTCATCAAGTTCCGAGGCGCGCAGATGCTGCACGACGTCGTCGACCGCGCGATCCAGGTGCACGGGGCGCTCGGTCTCACCGCCGACACGCCGCTCGAGGGGATGTACCGGCGGGCGCGCTACGCCCGTATCTACGACGGCCCCGACGAGGTGCACCGGATGTCCACGGCACGGCGGATGCTGCGCGACCCGGAACGCGTGCCGTGGCGGTAG
- a CDS encoding GAF and ANTAR domain-containing protein, protein MRAESACLDDTLRLITSAAVELIPGAEQAGIAVRTSGLRFESRAATGPLPSAVDAVQQEAGDGPCVESMRERSAVLVTDMRCESRWPAVTSESAAAGVGSTLVLCLYTDEVHGALHVHSSRAEAFDEHSIDVGTSLATHAAIALVASRQEEQLRDALASRDVIGQAKGMLMERFAVGADDAFVLLRRLSQERNVPLRRIAGHVVEAGR, encoded by the coding sequence ATGCGCGCCGAATCCGCATGTCTCGACGACACCCTGCGCCTGATCACCTCGGCGGCCGTCGAGCTGATCCCGGGCGCCGAGCAGGCCGGCATCGCGGTGCGTACGTCCGGCCTGCGCTTCGAATCCCGCGCCGCGACCGGGCCGCTGCCGAGTGCGGTCGACGCAGTGCAGCAGGAAGCGGGCGACGGCCCCTGCGTGGAGTCGATGCGGGAGCGGAGTGCGGTTCTCGTCACCGATATGAGGTGTGAGAGTCGTTGGCCCGCTGTAACTTCCGAATCTGCGGCTGCCGGTGTCGGATCGACGCTGGTGCTGTGCCTGTACACCGACGAGGTCCACGGAGCGCTGCACGTACACAGTTCTCGTGCGGAAGCGTTCGACGAGCACAGCATCGATGTGGGCACGAGCCTGGCGACCCACGCGGCGATCGCGCTGGTCGCCTCCCGTCAAGAGGAACAGTTGCGCGACGCACTCGCGTCCCGCGATGTCATCGGGCAGGCGAAGGGCATGCTCATGGAACGCTTCGCGGTGGGTGCCGACGATGCGTTCGTCCTGCTCCGGAGACTGTCCCAGGAGCGCAACGTGCCCCTGCGACGGATCGCGGGGCACGTGGTCGAGGCGGGGCGGTGA
- the tcuA gene encoding FAD-dependent tricarballylate dehydrogenase TcuA, with protein MTTSRVIVVGAGNAALCAALAAREKGAEVLVLERADQDRRGGNTAFTAGAMRVAYDGVDDLRRLMPDLTDEEVANTDFGSYTSEDFLDDLARVTEYRTDPDLAGILVEQSYPTLSWMRDKGVKFMPIYGRQAFKVDGKFKFWGGLTVEVNGGGPGLVDYLCKAAEREGVKIEYGARVVSLIHGDDSVTGVRVKQNGQTRDELADAVVLASGGFQANTEWRTRYLGPSWDLAKVRGTMFNTGDGHKMALDIGASPTGNWSGCHAVGWERNAPEFGDLAVGDGFQKHSYPFGILVNAHGKRFVDEGADFRNYTYAKYGRRILEQPNQFAWQVFDQKVTHLLRDEYKIRQVTKVTAPTLEALAQKLEGVDPDGFLEEVRAYNAAVDTSVEFNPNVKDGRGTSGLPVNKTNWANTLDEGPFEAYQVTCGITFTFGGVRINSNAQVLDTDMNPISGLYAAGELVGGIFYFNYPGGSGLTNGSVFGRIAGSHAAEQTAAV; from the coding sequence ATGACTACAAGCCGCGTGATCGTCGTCGGAGCCGGTAACGCCGCACTCTGCGCGGCGCTGGCCGCTCGCGAGAAGGGCGCGGAGGTTCTCGTCCTCGAGCGGGCCGATCAGGACCGTCGAGGCGGGAACACCGCGTTCACCGCCGGCGCGATGCGTGTCGCCTACGACGGCGTCGACGACCTGCGTCGCCTGATGCCCGATCTGACGGACGAAGAAGTCGCCAACACCGACTTCGGTTCGTACACCTCGGAGGATTTCCTCGACGACCTCGCTCGCGTCACCGAGTACCGTACCGACCCCGATCTGGCCGGCATCCTCGTCGAACAGAGCTACCCGACCCTGTCCTGGATGCGGGACAAGGGGGTGAAGTTCATGCCGATCTACGGACGCCAGGCGTTCAAGGTCGACGGGAAGTTCAAGTTCTGGGGCGGCCTGACCGTCGAGGTCAACGGCGGCGGCCCGGGCCTGGTCGACTACCTGTGCAAGGCGGCCGAGCGCGAGGGTGTGAAGATCGAGTACGGCGCCCGCGTGGTGTCCCTCATCCACGGCGACGACAGTGTCACCGGTGTGCGTGTGAAGCAGAACGGTCAGACCCGCGACGAACTCGCCGACGCCGTCGTCCTCGCGAGCGGTGGTTTCCAGGCCAACACCGAGTGGCGCACCCGCTACCTCGGCCCGTCGTGGGATCTTGCGAAGGTTCGCGGCACGATGTTCAACACCGGTGACGGCCACAAGATGGCTCTCGACATCGGCGCGAGCCCGACGGGCAACTGGTCGGGTTGCCACGCCGTCGGCTGGGAGCGCAACGCCCCCGAGTTCGGCGACCTCGCGGTCGGCGACGGCTTCCAGAAGCACAGCTACCCGTTCGGCATCCTGGTCAACGCCCATGGCAAGCGCTTCGTCGACGAGGGCGCCGACTTCCGCAACTACACCTACGCGAAGTACGGCCGCCGCATCCTCGAACAGCCGAACCAGTTCGCATGGCAGGTCTTCGACCAGAAGGTCACCCACCTCCTGCGCGACGAGTACAAGATCCGGCAGGTCACCAAGGTCACCGCTCCCACGCTCGAGGCCCTGGCCCAGAAGCTGGAGGGTGTGGATCCCGACGGTTTCCTCGAGGAGGTCCGGGCGTACAACGCGGCCGTGGACACCTCGGTCGAATTCAACCCGAACGTCAAGGACGGTCGCGGAACGAGCGGACTGCCCGTGAACAAGACGAACTGGGCGAACACGCTCGACGAGGGCCCGTTCGAGGCCTACCAGGTCACGTGCGGTATCACCTTCACCTTCGGCGGTGTCCGCATCAACTCGAACGCCCAGGTGCTCGACACCGACATGAACCCGATCTCCGGGCTCTACGCCGCAGGTGAGCTCGTCGGTGGCATCTTCTACTTCAACTACCCCGGTGGCTCGGGTCTGACGAACGGTTCGGTCTTCGGGCGGATCGCGGGTTCCCACGCCGCGGAGCAGACAGCGGCGGTCTGA
- a CDS encoding acyl-CoA dehydrogenase family protein: protein MFEVKARVLELSDFWRDHAADNEAAGQITDEVAAALRSAGVMRMLQPKQFGGYECHPRDYFETLFELGTRCASTGWVAGVVGVHAHELAQTDQRLQEEVWGENEDTWVASPYAPMGRAKPVEGGYIFNGRWSFSSGTDQCQWVMIGGLILGPDGQPDGKGTYHFCLPRGDYEIVEDSWNVMGLRGTGSKDLIVRDAFVPAHRVIDQNRIVDGTAGRAVGLDNPLYSIPRQIMFSGAITASTLAICNGVLQAYIDHSRARISRLSGNVSQDPNSLALLGEAAADIQASVQHFLWDIDRVYDVAASGETISKDLRIEVRRNQVNASARAVRAADRLFVDTGGAALHTSHPIQRMWRDAHAAMNHMMNTTAPVYVQYGLNLFGHELPPTARY from the coding sequence ATGTTCGAGGTGAAGGCCCGCGTGCTGGAACTGTCCGATTTCTGGCGCGACCATGCAGCCGACAACGAGGCAGCCGGACAGATCACCGACGAGGTGGCAGCCGCCCTGCGATCTGCAGGGGTGATGCGCATGTTGCAGCCCAAGCAGTTCGGAGGGTACGAATGCCATCCTCGCGACTACTTCGAGACGCTGTTCGAGCTCGGCACCCGCTGCGCATCGACCGGCTGGGTCGCGGGAGTCGTCGGGGTGCACGCCCACGAACTCGCCCAGACCGACCAGCGACTGCAGGAGGAGGTGTGGGGCGAGAACGAGGACACCTGGGTCGCTTCGCCGTACGCGCCGATGGGCCGGGCGAAGCCTGTCGAGGGCGGCTACATCTTCAACGGCCGATGGTCCTTCTCCTCGGGTACCGACCAGTGTCAGTGGGTGATGATCGGTGGCCTGATCCTCGGGCCCGACGGTCAGCCGGACGGCAAGGGCACCTACCATTTCTGCCTTCCCCGAGGGGATTACGAGATCGTCGAGGACTCGTGGAACGTCATGGGTCTGCGCGGCACGGGATCGAAGGATCTCATTGTGCGCGACGCCTTCGTCCCCGCCCATAGGGTGATCGATCAGAACCGCATCGTCGACGGCACCGCCGGTCGTGCGGTCGGTCTGGACAATCCGCTCTACTCGATTCCGCGTCAGATCATGTTCTCCGGAGCCATCACCGCCAGCACGCTGGCGATCTGCAACGGCGTGCTGCAGGCCTACATCGACCACAGCCGTGCCCGGATCTCGCGACTGTCCGGCAACGTCAGCCAGGACCCGAACAGCCTCGCACTGCTCGGTGAGGCCGCCGCCGATATCCAGGCCTCGGTCCAGCACTTCCTCTGGGACATCGACCGGGTCTACGACGTCGCGGCCAGTGGCGAGACGATCTCCAAGGACCTGCGGATCGAGGTCCGCCGCAACCAGGTCAACGCCAGTGCTCGCGCGGTGCGCGCCGCCGATCGCCTGTTCGTCGACACGGGCGGCGCCGCACTGCACACCTCCCACCCGATCCAGCGCATGTGGCGCGACGCGCACGCCGCGATGAACCACATGATGAACACGACCGCACCGGTCTACGTGCAGTACGGGCTCAATCTGTTCGGCCACGAACTGCCGCCTACCGCGCGGTACTGA
- a CDS encoding VOC family protein has product MDPSVKALGYLVIETTQFEQWKRFGTFLCGMQIADESDDVVRFRVDEKLYRVEVRRADRDRIAVIGWEVSGPAELRALQERLDAAGHPTRRETPEKAAERGVIELVSFADPDGLASIELYYGLTESLERFASPVGNTFVAGEHGLGHVLQVVSDREAYWKLYVDVLGMKFTDLVNSPKRQADLLFFHCNARHHSFAFAEIDGVEPGVGHMMLEVSDLDAVGRAYDKVLDGEASLITTFGKHTNDEMLSFYVRTPSGFGLEFGTGGLLVDDDWRPARYEDAHYWGHRRGETQLSLLPAADVD; this is encoded by the coding sequence ATGGACCCGAGCGTGAAGGCACTGGGTTACCTCGTCATCGAGACGACGCAGTTCGAGCAGTGGAAGCGTTTCGGAACGTTTCTCTGCGGCATGCAGATCGCCGACGAGTCCGATGATGTGGTGCGTTTCCGTGTCGACGAGAAGCTCTACCGGGTCGAGGTGCGCCGTGCCGATCGCGACCGCATCGCTGTGATCGGCTGGGAGGTCTCGGGTCCGGCCGAGTTGCGGGCACTGCAGGAACGACTGGACGCAGCCGGCCATCCCACGCGACGGGAGACACCCGAGAAGGCCGCCGAACGCGGCGTCATCGAACTGGTCTCGTTCGCGGATCCCGATGGACTCGCCTCCATCGAGCTCTACTACGGTCTCACGGAATCGTTGGAACGCTTCGCTTCTCCCGTCGGCAACACCTTCGTCGCCGGCGAGCACGGACTCGGGCACGTCCTGCAGGTCGTGAGCGACCGCGAAGCGTACTGGAAGCTGTACGTCGACGTATTGGGGATGAAGTTCACCGATCTGGTGAATTCCCCGAAGCGACAGGCTGATCTGCTGTTCTTCCACTGCAACGCGCGCCACCACTCGTTCGCCTTCGCCGAGATCGACGGCGTCGAACCGGGTGTCGGGCACATGATGCTCGAGGTGTCCGATCTCGACGCCGTCGGACGCGCGTACGACAAGGTTCTCGACGGGGAGGCCTCCCTCATCACGACGTTCGGTAAGCACACCAACGACGAGATGCTCTCGTTCTACGTGCGCACGCCGTCGGGCTTCGGCCTGGAGTTCGGCACCGGAGGTCTTCTCGTGGACGACGACTGGCGCCCCGCACGGTACGAGGACGCCCATTACTGGGGACATCGGCGAGGCGAGACACAGCTATCGCTGCTCCCCGCAGCCGACGTCGACTGA
- a CDS encoding alpha/beta fold hydrolase encodes MIPFTEEATAKVVDTPSGKIRYHEYGEGHPVVFLHGSGPGATGWSNFAANMKALGTEYRCLAVDMPGWGGSAPVTPAERVHHRTAVELLDALQIDAAAFIGNSMGGATCLKVAASAPERVTHLVTMGAGAGGAKFFGAADGPTEGLKVLQRAYRDPSPETMRELVEIMTFDPAFATDALAEERSRNATANPEHLANFISGIGKDRPHRATDAELAAISVPTMIIHGRDDRVVHFENGLKLCTLIPNSRLVLLNRCGHWAQLEHADEFNGLVANFLKS; translated from the coding sequence ATGATTCCGTTCACCGAGGAAGCGACCGCCAAGGTTGTGGACACACCCAGCGGCAAGATCCGCTACCACGAATACGGGGAGGGTCATCCGGTCGTCTTCCTCCACGGCTCAGGTCCCGGTGCCACCGGGTGGAGCAATTTCGCGGCCAACATGAAAGCGCTCGGCACCGAATACCGGTGCCTCGCGGTCGATATGCCCGGCTGGGGCGGTTCTGCTCCGGTCACACCCGCCGAGCGGGTCCATCACCGCACCGCGGTCGAACTCCTCGACGCCCTGCAGATCGACGCCGCGGCCTTCATCGGCAACTCCATGGGAGGCGCGACCTGCCTGAAGGTCGCCGCCAGCGCACCCGAACGCGTCACTCATCTCGTGACCATGGGAGCGGGTGCCGGTGGGGCCAAGTTCTTCGGAGCCGCCGACGGCCCCACCGAGGGCCTGAAAGTGCTGCAGCGCGCGTACCGGGACCCGTCGCCCGAAACGATGCGGGAACTCGTCGAGATCATGACCTTCGATCCTGCGTTCGCTACCGACGCCCTCGCGGAGGAGCGCTCCCGGAACGCCACCGCTAATCCGGAGCACCTGGCCAACTTCATCTCGGGCATCGGCAAGGACCGTCCGCACCGGGCCACCGATGCCGAACTGGCCGCAATCTCGGTGCCGACCATGATCATCCACGGTCGTGACGACCGGGTCGTGCACTTCGAGAACGGTCTGAAGCTGTGCACGCTCATTCCGAACTCCCGGCTGGTCCTGCTCAACCGGTGCGGCCACTGGGCCCAGCTCGAACACGCCGACGAGTTCAACGGGCTGGTCGCGAACTTCCTGAAGTCCTGA
- a CDS encoding IclR family transcriptional regulator yields the protein MSQNPRYPWGTGPAEPTDPGVPAPDPREFPLDMMEMTSVEKALSVLDSFRGQLSSLGVTEVAEANGLPKSTAYRLLSHLVASGLLERDGRKYRPSWQIFELAQSSILGRVDGPPTLAKPLMTELYVETRGVVRFGVRRGNDVLVAEKIHGPDSVALPTRIGARLPLTTTALGKALLAEQIDQEGRTAIPSPLIRLTRNSKSAPQMLVDQLARTRPMGYTVDLEETVLGVSCVGAIVTRGTRPVGALSVSVRSVAFDEAKLARRVVRFARMLSNMLVSAEEMNADVEREDGGPHLRRSS from the coding sequence ATGTCGCAGAACCCCAGGTACCCGTGGGGTACCGGACCGGCAGAGCCCACGGATCCGGGAGTCCCGGCACCCGATCCACGAGAGTTCCCCCTCGACATGATGGAGATGACCTCGGTCGAGAAGGCGCTGAGTGTGCTCGACTCCTTCCGCGGGCAGCTGTCGTCCCTCGGGGTCACCGAGGTCGCCGAAGCGAACGGACTGCCGAAGTCGACCGCCTACCGACTGCTCTCACACCTCGTCGCCAGCGGACTGCTCGAACGGGACGGCCGCAAGTACCGGCCGAGTTGGCAGATCTTCGAGTTGGCGCAGAGTTCCATACTCGGCCGCGTCGACGGCCCACCCACCCTCGCCAAACCACTCATGACCGAGTTGTACGTGGAGACAAGAGGAGTCGTGCGCTTCGGCGTACGGCGCGGCAACGACGTCCTGGTGGCGGAGAAGATCCACGGCCCCGATTCGGTGGCACTGCCCACCCGCATCGGGGCACGGTTGCCCCTGACGACCACGGCCCTGGGGAAGGCCCTCCTGGCGGAGCAGATCGACCAGGAGGGCCGGACAGCGATCCCGTCCCCGCTGATCCGGTTGACGCGGAACTCGAAGTCCGCTCCGCAGATGCTCGTCGATCAACTCGCGCGCACCCGGCCGATGGGATACACCGTCGACCTCGAGGAGACAGTCCTCGGGGTCAGCTGTGTGGGCGCGATCGTCACCCGGGGCACGAGGCCCGTCGGAGCACTGTCGGTCTCGGTGCGCAGCGTGGCGTTCGACGAGGCGAAACTGGCCCGACGGGTCGTTCGGTTCGCCCGTATGTTGTCGAACATGCTGGTCTCGGCCGAGGAGATGAATGCCGACGTCGAGCGCGAGGACGGCGGCCCCCACCTGCGGAGAAGCTCGTAG